Within Engraulis encrasicolus isolate BLACKSEA-1 chromosome 8, IST_EnEncr_1.0, whole genome shotgun sequence, the genomic segment catCATGGTAGCACCAAAAGTGAGAACTTCTGTAGGGAGAAAAGATTCTGGAACGGAGGTTCATGTTAGCAAGCCACAAGAGCAAGGCAATCGACTGGAAAGACACAGAAACCAACCAGGGGGATGGCTTGATGTTGTGAGTCATACACGATCACATAAACCTGAAGACACACTGGCTTACAAGGAGACAAAGGCACAAGGAAAGGCCGACACTGCACAGATAGACAACACGGAGAGCCACACCAGTGTGAAATGCCAGAAGAAAACTGACAACTGGTTCAAAGTATGGATGCAGACAAAGAAAAGTGACAAAAAACCTGATCCGGTAGGAAATGAGAGGGGTGGCCCGGAGTTGTGCGAAGTAAGACGTCCCACCAGAGAAAACAACGGGAACACAGGCAAAGTGGAGACTAAGGCCACCAATGGATTGTTGAGAGAGCTTCAAGTCAGCCAAATCACCGAAAAGGAGGAAGTGAAAAACAATGGGAAAATGGGACAATGGGAATCAAGGCTGTGGGACAGCATAACAGGTGAGCTGCATGCACAACCAAGCCGATCATTTAAAGAGGCGAGCCAGCTTGACTTTGATGATCCAGCAAAAAGGAAAGTGGTCTCTCCTCATCCACAAGCCCCCACAGCAGGACGTCAAAGAACATCTGTTGATAGATTTCAAAACAAGTCCAAGTTTGAGATGGACGGTGATGGATTGGAATGTATGACTTTGGATGAACCTATACCAGAGAGAATACCACCTCAGATGAAGCGGACAACAGCAACACCACAGAGAGAAAATAGACGGGACCAAAACGATATGTCAACAGAGTTGCTGAATAACCCCAGACACTTGGCGAAGGAGAAAGAACAGGTTGAACGTGCCAaccaagagagggagaggcagaacaATGAACAGGCTCACAAAGACAACGAGCAAAGTAAGATGAGGAAACAAATGGAGACGAGGGACGGCAAAACAGAAGGCCGAGCAACCTATGACAGCAAGAGTCCCTCTGAGGTCCCCCTCATTTCCCATTCATCGGATGCTGTTCATGAGAAGAAGAATAACTTTGCCTTTTCAACTGCAGAAATTGCAAAAACTGTGGAGGAGTACAAACCTCTGCGTAACACGGAGGACCAGGGGACCCTGGAGAAGAGCCCCTCTCTGGTCAACCTCTTGGCCTGTTCAGATGCCAGTGGCGAGGAGGAAGATAACAGGTCTGACACCGCCTCCTTATCGCAATATCAAACACCAGAGGTTGATTGTGAAAACGTGAAGGACAAGAGTGTGAGGAGGAGGGTCCTTAAATGGGTCAATAAAAAAGCGAAGGACTACTACAGCAAGAAAATCGAAAAGACctacaagagagagaaggaagaaggggaCGAGATGTACGCACCATGTAAGATGAcaaattcattatttttcatgGCATAACGTTAGATAGTACAAAGGATTTACGAGTGTTTTACAATTTTATATATGATTAGCCTATACATCAAAGAATTTTACATTGTTAAACCACTACCAAACATAGGTGGTAGCACCATATTTTTTAAGTCTGTGGGTAAACAGTAGTCTTATTGTGGTACATTtcttaaataaaatatttttgtaggcctaccgcTCAATTATAATCACTATGTTGTTTTATCAGGGTACAGCGTAACTTCAATGTGGCGCTCGGAtagggagcaggagaagaggaaggcGTTGCTGAAAGCTGAGGAGAGACGGCAGCGCTTTGAGGGTTCCTTGCTCAACTGGGAGGCCAAACGGGCCAAGAAGAGGGCTCttaggatggaggaagaggagaaatgtAACAAGGAAATCGATGACATGTGGTTTGTGGACGACCTCATGTAAAggttggtgttgttgtttttttttttttttacctcagtaAACTTAACATCATGATGTGTCTCTTTACAGTGAAGCTATGCAACAAGTTGATTTATGATTTATAATCCATCTACTGATTCTACTCTTTCATTTCAGTGGACAATTTGGCTTACACTGGACAATGAATCACAAAGTAAAAAACTGTTGATGAAGACAGGAAGAACAGAGGCAACAAAACATCTAGAAGCCAAAAGATACGTGACACTCTTCACATGGAGCAAAACTGCTCTGAATACAGTGGGATAGATTTATtaaccaaaaaaagaagaaaaacatacACCCGCTTCAATCTTACTATTTCCATCTtttttcatttattattattttattttattttttattaccattattgctattactattattaaatATTATTCAATTCATTCTTGTTTGTCATTCTTAATTCATTAGTaatttgctgtaggcctatcattattTGCCATGCATTAAGCTATGTTGAGCTTACCGTCTTCCCTGTGTGGTTAACTACAATAAGCCTATAATGAATGGCTAGCTCACATCTGAACTGACATTAGACAAACTGTGTTAAGTAAACAGTCTACAGCAGGAGTTCCCAACTTTTcttaacttggggcccacttgaaattttcacaaatgcttggggcccacctctgatccaATTAACAATACAGCTCAAATAAGAAGCCAACAGTAATGCACACACGGATATTATCTGGATTATTTTTACTAAATgatttcaaggtccacttggaataccttcaagtCAACTGCGGTATCAAGCTTGAATGATACCACAATTGCAATATGTCTGTGACCTTTGAGCATGAATAAAACCATTAAATTCAATGTCTCATTAGTTGCATTAAAAAAAGACGAAGTAAGTTTAAGTCCTACCACTGGGGCCCAATGGAGGTCAGATGCTGAGGGTTTGCAGCATACAGTAACATCTACCaccaaactgttcagttcattacAACCAGAGGTTCCAGTTGGGTCCCTAGCTGACAAGAAGACAGTGCAATTTACTAACTGGGCATGGGTCTAAATTCCCGAAACACCCATGAGCGAATGACATGAAAACTGCGGATGATATTTCCTAAATTCAATTTACAATCCATCACCGAGTTTTCTGTCATCAATTGTTGCTGAGAGGATCGAGGAAGTGGCCATAGAGACCAACGGCCTACAATGAACTCACCACCTTGTTCTTCACCTACTTTATTGCCtatatgtgtgcactgtgcacaagGAAGTTAGCCTCTTATCTTGTGTTACTGGAAACACTAAGGAACTACTTTAAGTAGATAGTGATATATTACCAAATGTATTCCCATCCAAATAATCAGAGTCATGCATCCTAATCACTTGATCTGGCCACGAATGTATTAAATATATGTATTTTCTTTTAACTGAAAGAATGGGCTCCTTGTCATGTGCTCAGTGAACTCCTGAGTGGAACTGTCATAGGATGCCACCCGTGCAACAAATCCAGTCATGAAATTTCTTTGCTCCTAAATTCCACAGTCAACTGTCAGTTTTCTGATAAcaaaattgaagagtttggtaaAAACAGCAATGAAGTGGTAAGCCATGTAAACTGATGGAGGTGGGTGGGTATGCTGAGGCGCATAAGTTAGTGCAGAGAGGTCACCGACcttttgtatgtaggcctacagtcaacTGTTACAGAGCTCCAAACGTCATTTAATTTTCAGATCATTGAATTTAAAACAGGCCTACAGTACGCAGAGAGCTTCAAGAAATGAGTTTTCATGATGAATCGCTCTTTTGATGAATTGATTAATCGCTGTTTTCCATCTGGCAATCTGATGGATGAATCTGGGTTTGAAGTTacagaagaacatttcaaactgCATTGTACCGACTTTGAGTATGACATTTGGTGGAGTAGGTCTACCATGGTGTGTGGTTGTTTCTCAGGGTTTGAGCTGTGcctgacctgtaggcctacagagtatCCTGGCCTAAACTCGATAGAACACCTTTCGGATGAATAAGAGCAGAGGATAAGCCAGGCCTTATCGACAAACAGTGTGACCTGACATCaccgcttttggaagaatggtcacaCTACTCAGTCTTGTGGACGGCCTTCCAAAAAGAGTTGAGGCTGTATAGTTCTACATCTATTAGCCTATAGCTGCAAAAGGTGCCGACATCATATTGAACTCTGTAGGCTAGGTTAGGAAtggcacatttcatgtgaatCAGCTCAGCAAACAATTTTGATAATGTAGGCATACTTTGCTAGGACTTAAACTATAGCCTAACCTAAAATATAAACAAATACAACGTAATATGTCCTAGAGCAAATAAATAGTAGGCATTGCAGTCCAGTTCGCcatttgatgacattttgactcGTGCGCACTTCCAATCTCAGCCCGTTTGTTTACATTCAACAGCTGGTTGCAACAGTATGATAGCACCACCGTTGCTAACACGCAAACTGACTTGAGTTTCAAACAACACATACATCAAGACAACAACAACTTAAAACACTTTTTAAAAGTCTACAGTTCATAAAGGCAACAGTAAATACCTCGGAGTAAAGATTGCAGTTGTCTCTTGAGGACTTCCGGGTTTGTCTCCTTAGCTGTGAAGTGAAGTGGTCAACGTTTGCTGGTTGCCGATTGAGTCAGTTTTCTATCAAATGTATGTAACTACTCACAGTTAAACACAAAGAAAATCCCCATCAGCCAGTTTTGTAAGTCATTGAGTACACGTCGGTGTTAGGTGTTATTGCAGAACATTTCATCAGCAACTTGCAAACTCATGAAACGAAACAAACCGTGACGTCATGATCATGTGACCTCATGACCTCACAGCTTTACTGTCAAAGCAGAGATTCTACAGAGGCTACATcttattatcttatcttatctactctctctggtcaaaGTTCCTCCTCCCAAACCATCTCTGATACTATACAGatgtaaattaggctactgcaggaATATTGTAGTAGGCTTAACTTTATTTTGTTATCgtacatattttattttattctattttattttgcattcagACATCATCAAATGTGTATTATTGGATGAACCTTTGATATAACTTTTAAATATAAACTGATACAGACTTTGACAGCCGATTCATCACCTTATATGCacatcaaaaagtcaactcaaCTGTATCAACTGTTTGGGGAACATTCATGCcatgtgtaggctacatttgtcaTAACCCGttttatagcctactatatgtGGCAAAGTCTATTTCACATCAATTATAGGCTACACTTTTTTCATTCTGCATATCAAACGGGCATTTAAGCAACCAGGTATAGCTGGATATTATTCAATCCCCACAATGCTCCCAAGACATGTGTTACAGTGTGTCTGGTAGTCAGATTGAATGTGTGGAAATTGGACAGGGGATCCGATTTTATGATTCTGTTGTCTGCTTTCTGTagaggaacagtgtgtgtgtgtgtgtgtgtgtgtgtgtgtgtgtgtgtgtgtgtgtgtgtgtgtgtgtgtgtgtgtgtgtgtgtgtgtgtgtgtacgcgtgcatgctcatgcatgtgtgtgtgcgtgtgagtgcgtgtacagATGATTTAATGTAGAGAGGGGACAGGGTTATGTATCTGTTTGACAGTtataaggggtgtgtgtgggtgtgtgtgtgtgtgtgtgtgagagagagagagagagagagagagagagagagagagagagagagagagagagagagagagagagagagagagagagttatgtgcACAGGTGTCTGTGAATTATGGGTGTGTAGCTGATGATGCGAGCAGATGAGATGAAATAgcattctactgtgtgtgtgtgtgtgtgtgtgtgtgtgtgtgtatgtgcgtgcgtacgtacgtgcgtacgtgcgtgcgtgcgtgcgtacgtgcgtacgtgcgctcgcttgtgtgtgtcactgtattGTGCTTGGTCTGGCTGCAGTTCTTGAGCGTTATGCTGGCTATGTCTGAAAGAGACTACGTGGCAGTGAGaaactgtgaaaaaaaatatgttcaGCCAGCTCACACATATCCAAATAAAGATGAAACAAACAAATGCTTATCGAAATGGGCTCATTATACATCCTTAACAATTTATGGCACTTCCATGAGTCCAAGTGATATTTAACAGGTTAAGCAAAAGTATCCTTGCTTTGATTTATCTGGAGCAAGTGtcgcatgagtctgtgtgtgtgtgtgtgtgtgtgtgtgtgtgtgtgtgtgtgtgtgtgtgtgtgtgtgtgtgtgtgtgtgtgtgtgtgtgtgtgtgtgcacacgcacatgtgtgcataGTCTGCACTCTGTGAACCCTGTCAGTGTCGTCAGGAGCCGCGCCAGAAGATCCTGtcttctcctatcctccctctcgccctccaccatccctccctccctccctcgctctgcaTTTCTCCCTCAGCTGTCGGGGGACATTACATCTGTACATCTCTGCCACCGGGTCCAAGGCCTACTCGCAATTCTTTGAGAGCAGCATGCAGGCGATCCTCATTCACATTCACCCGGCCGTCCCGGCCCTGCAGCCTTTGAAGACGACAGCTGTAATGGGCATAATATGCGTTTTCAAATGAATCGTTGTAGAAATCAAGCTTGTCTACATTTTTAAATATTAGTTGTTACTtaggctataataataatacaaagattcaagattttaacttgtcacatgctttcttgtgctggcacaattgAAATGGAGGTTGCAACTTCTCTCTGCTGTGTAAAATAATAAATGCAAATGTGAAGAGGGGGATTcaataaataataacaacaacaacaacaacaacaacaacaacaataataataataataataataataataataattgataataataataattgataataataataattattataatcattattattattatagtaataacaattaattattattattgttaatattattattattattattattattattattaggactAATTTATGACAAGAGTTAATTGGTTTAAGAGACTAACATAGTTTTTATAAATGTAATTAAGCAATGGCAAATTGCTACTTTTTACAGGTTTAGGCCATTTCTTGTTCTACGACTGCCGCTGCATGTTCTAATTATGAAAGCCAAGGTCATATGTGGCTCAAAACACAGAGGAGGCTAGAGGTATATTGCACCTAAGAGTCTCTAAGCTTCCCTGTAAAGAAGCACGGCTTAGTGCATGCTCATTTTGCAGTTTTCTTGCCTTTCCCCCTCTCGCAACACCAGACTTAATCCGACCGCACTTGGCTCCCAGTCAACACACAACTGCTTATCGGCATATCGTGCCGGTAGGCGGCAGTGTTGATCAACTAATAGGCCTCGTCGATAGGCCTAACATGGTAAGCAAAAAAAGTATTGATTTCATAAGCCACTTGTTTATCGGACTGATCAGAAATGGAACAAAGACAAACTAAGTCATCCACAATCATCTGTAAGATTATTTTAATCTAACCAATATCTTGATTTATTGTTTTAACAGTGTGTAAAATATAAGCATTTTGCAGTTGTGAACCATAGGCAGGGGCCTTATCTAGGTCTAGGCTATTCGGTGCTTCAGGCCTAATATTCCATCCCATATATTTGCCTATAGCATACGATGCAAAACTGTCCAGTGGTGACCGAAGACTCTAAAAATAATTGTCATATTACACCAAAGTCATATAGCCTAGAGCTGTAAGTCAGGAGCAAGAAAAGTTCACTCATCACGCATGTGACAGGTGGGTCTTCTTCGCTTTCGAATGCTGAGCAAAGGAAGCAACACTACACACGCGCCTGCCCTGTCATCATCCCACTTGCTTTCCCCTAATCTGCTCATTTGATTATCTTTGAGAACCTTAATCACCTTAGATCAACTGTTGTAAACCTGGCCACACCTCCTAGAGTAACATCGACAAGATTTACTACAGAACATTTAAAAATAACAAACGCGAGTAGCccgcatgggcgtaattttaggtggggacggtggggacatgtccataccactttccagataaacctagcttgtccctaccattctttcacaaatataatgcaaaaacagcatatccggaccatttgcgattgaaatgtccccaccacttttcgagccaaacctacacctttgcgaGTAGGGCTCTCGTGTTCGTGTAGTTTTACAACCGCTACAGTTACCTCTCCAACACTACgctcaaatgttgtgtttttcatcttctctctcgGGTGTGCAGGAAGAGCGACATTTTGCTCGGCCAATCAAAAAGGTCAAACGAAGCGGTGTCTGCTGGTGTGGGTGGGGTTGAATGCCTTGTTGTGATAAGGTAGGTTGTCTTCTTGTGTCTATGGGCTGAGCTGTCCACGCTCAGGGGCGTCACGTGTCTATCCCCCTTTAGAGCGAGTTGGACTGGGCTCTGGGATTGTAGCTCccccatacaaacacagacacggtgCCTTGTTTTGGTTTTCCACTGGATTTACGAACTGTTTGGAGGTTGGCTAAAGTCGGACAGACTGAATCGGATCCAGACAGATTGGAACTTTCTGAGGATCAATGTGAAGATGAAACATCGGATGCACATTTTTGCCCGTGTGTGCTTTTGGTAGGTTACACTTTAGCAGTCGCAGTTACATCCAACGGCGCTGAGGAAAGCTCCTCGCTAGGCTAAATGGGGTCGTACGCTGACTGTGCTTGTTTTGATAGTGCATTCGGAACTCCGGACTGAAGTGAGTTATTTTCACCCCATCCCTGGAAACGTTTCATATTTTATGGTAAATCCGGATACCAAACATGGATGGCGTGGATGGAGACTCGGAACTGCACTTCATAATTTTTGCCAAGGTTGAAAATTTAACATGCGGCTAAAGGCTCCCATCAACTTTAACGCTGTACCGAGAGTATTGAATAAGTCCGGTAGCTAGCATTGCTTTGGCACGGGGCTGTTAGCtagacagctagctagctaatttAAGCGTTTGCCTTGGTAAAATTAGCCCACAAGTGTAAGCAGGGTTAAATCGTTTACAATTTCATCAATGGGGAAAGTAAAGTGAGTCCCAGCGGtactctgctctgtattcggTACGAGTAATAATAGCCCAACTTTTTTGATATCGTCCAACTGTATAATTGCCCAAAATGGCTAGTCCAACCTCAGAGCAGGGTTGTTTTTCGGACGTAAGAAAGGTGGGATATTTAAGGAAGCCTAAAAGCATGCACAAGAGGTTTTTTGTCCTGCGCGTCGGGAGTGCAGCGGGACCTTCCCGATTGGAGTATTACGAGAACGAGAAGAAATGGAGGCACAAGTCCGGAGCACCCAAGCGCTCTATCCCGCTGGAGAGTTGCTTCAACATCAACAAGCGAGCCGATTCCAAAAACAAATTTCTGGTCGCCCTGTACACTAAAGATGAGTACTTTGCCATCGCTGCCGACAGCGAGACCGAGCAAGACGCATGGTACCAGGCGTTGGTGGACCTGCACAACAGAGGTAAAGTCCACGACACCGCCGCGGGCAACGGAATAGGAGAGGATAATTACAGCGAGGCTTCGCCGGGACCTGCCTTCAAAGAGGTCTGGCAGGTTATTTTGAAACCAAAGGGCCTGGGACAGACCAAGAACCTCATTGGGATTTACAGACTGTGCCTGACGAACAAAACCATCAGCTTCGTGAAGCTGAACTCCGACGCTGCCGCCGTGGTCCTGCAGCTGATGAACATCCGCCGATGCGGCCACTCGGAGAACTTTTTTTTCATCGAGGTGGGGCGCTCCGCGGTGACGGGGCCCGGCGAGTTCTGGATGCAGGTGGACGACTCGGTGGTTGCCCAGAACATGCACGAGACCATCCTGGAGGCCATGAAAGCTATGAGCGAGGAGTTCCGTCCGCGCAGCAAGAGCCAGTCGTCCTCCTCGCACTGCTCCAACCCCATCTCTGTGCCCGTGCGCCGGCATCACCATAACAACCCTCCGCCCAGCCAAGTGGGCCTGGGCCGCCGCTCCAGAGCTGAGAGCGTGACGGCCACATCCCCAGCCGGCGCCGGGAAGCACAGCCACTCATTCCGCGTCCGCGCATCCAGCGATGGCGAGGGCAGCATGTCGAGACCGGCCTCCGTGGACGGCGGTAGCCCCAGCAGCCCCTGCATCGGCAGCTCTCGCACCCAGTCCTACAGGCAGCGCGCCGGGGGCTCCGCGCGCCTACACCCGCCCCTCAACCACAGCCGCTCCATCCCCATGGCCGGTAGCTCCCGCTGCTCCCCGTCTGCGGTGAGCCCCGTCAGCCTCTCTTCCAGCAGCACCAGCGGCCACGGCTCCACCTCCGACGGCCTGTTCCCGCGCCGCTCCAGCGCCTCCATCTCCGGATCCCCCAGCGACGGAGGCTTCGTCTCCTCGGACGAGTACGGCTCCAGCCCCGGAGACTTCCGCGGCGGGGCGTTCCGGAGCGCCACGCCCGACTCCCTGGGTCATACACCACCGGCCCGAGATGAAGCGCCCCTAGTGTCGGACTACATCTCCATGACCCAGACGCCGCGCACGCCCAGGGCCGGCAGCGAGGATCCCTCCGAGCCGGAGAAGAGCTTCCGCAAGCGGACCCACTCCTCGGGCACGGCCTCCCCTCCCGTCACCTGCCACCACCAGAAGACGCCCTCGCAGTCCTCGGCCGCCTCGCTGGAGGAGTACGCCGTCATGCTGCCCGCCGCCGCCTACCCCttacccccctcttcctcctccaacgGCCACCGCTCCACTACGCCCATCTCCAACCCACCCAcgccctctccatcctcctcctcgaTGTCGTCCGTCACCTACCGGCACTCCTCCTTCGTGACCCCGCACTCGTACCCGGAGGAAGGCCTAGAGTCTGCGATGCCCTCAGGAGTGGACGCCCCGGCGTCGCAGAAGGACGACGGGTACATGCCGATGTCGCCAGGCGTGGCCCCTTCCTCCATCATGTCCCAGCTGACTGCGGCGGCGGCCTCCTCGTCTCCGGCAGCCTCGCCCGTGATGGGCGGTGGCGGTAGCGTGGTGGTGTCGGCGGGTGACTACATGCCCATGAGCCCCAAGAGTGTGTCGGCGCCCCAGCAGATCGTCAACGCCTCCCCGAGACGCCGCCTCACCCTCCACGACGCCATGAACGGAGAGGTGGACGCCAGCGGCTATATGATGATGTGGCCGAGCAGCAGCTGCTCGCCCGACGGACCCTCAGCGGGATCCGCAAGGATGTTGAACGGTGTCGCCGGCGCCGGCGGCAttccaccagccagccagcgggTCACAGCCCCCGTCCCGGCGCCGCTGCCCCCAGCTTCCTCGTCCTCCGGCGGGGACTACATGAACATGTCCCCCGCCAGCGGCTCCGCCACCAGCACCCCGCCCGACTGCTACTTCAGCACGGGCGCCGGGGGCTACTTCTCCCTGCCGCGCTCCTTCAAGCACGCGCACCGCAAGCAGCATCAGTCGGCCATGGAtcacaaccatcaccaccaccaccagaacacctcttcatcctcctcttcctcatcaccgCGGCTCTCGTTAGGGGCCGGGCGCAGCATCCGGACGTACGCGgactcctcgtcctcctcggcCAGCAGCGACAGTCTTGGAGGAGGGGGCAGCGGAAGTCAGCAGGCTACGCACGCGCAGCCACCCCTGGGCCGCTCCAAGCGCCTGTCGGAAATGGAGGAGGGTGTAGGAGGTGGTCGGCTGGCGAGGCCCACCCGTCTGCCTCTCGAGGGGGGTCGGGCGAGCACGCTGCCCCGCTCTCGGCAACCCCTGCCCTGCCAGCCGGAGCCCCGGAGCCCGGGAGAATACGTCAACATCCAGTTCAACGACCAGTCCTTCTCCTCCAGCCTGGCGTCGCTCTTCCCCGCCCCGGAGAGGTCGAGAGAGCTCTTcacttcctcctcgtcctctgatAGGCTGGCCGAGCTCTTCCAGGCCTGCGATAGGCCGGTGGAGCTCGCCACCCCGCCCCCGGCCCTCCCCACCGACTACATGAGCATGCAGTTGGGCTCCTCCTCCTCAAACGGGCTGTCGCCGTCCGTCGCCCGGGTGACGAACTCTGACCTGTCTCGTGACCTTTCTGACTATGCATTGGTGACCCCTGGTCAGGTCCCACCTGCCCCCCCCAGCGCCCCTGCCCCGACCGCCTCCGCGTTGCCCCGGGACGGCATGTGCCAGCGGGACTACCTGAGCATGCAGGTGTTCCCTGGTGCCACCTCGCGGCTGCTGCTGCACAACCCGCCCTCCCCGACATCAGCCCGCaacatcacctccaccaccatcaccacggccaccacctccacctcctccatctccatctccacccatTCCATCTCATTCAACGGCGGAGACCTGCCCTCCGCCTCCGGCGGGGTGGGAGGCCCTCTGCCCCACGGCCCCCTCTCCAGCCTCAGTGCCTTCACGCGGGTGGTGTCCTCGCCGGTCGCCCCTATCGTCACCAGCCGCGGCGGCGGCGCCAGCGGCGGCGGCAACCCAGGTGTCGGGCTGGTCACCAAGGTGATCCGTGCCGACCCCCAAGGACGCCGGCGACACAGCTCCGAGACCTTCTCCTCCACGGCCACCAAGAGCCCCGTGGGGACGGCCAACGTGGCCCCCTCCCCGGCCGCCGAGGAGGTCAAGCGCCACAGCTCGGCCTCCTTCGAGAACGTCTGGCTGAAGCCCGGCAATGAACTCGCCTCCCTGGCAACCGCGTCAGCATCATCCTCGTCGTCTACCGCCGCCTCCTCCATCGTCGCGGGCTCGGGTTCGAGCAGGAGATCCGGAGCAGTCGAGACCAGCTCGAGTCCGCTGGCCGCCCTGCTGAGCCGGAACCAGAACGGCCTGAACTACATCGATCTGGAC encodes:
- the irs1 gene encoding insulin receptor substrate 1-B, whose translation is MASPTSEQGCFSDVRKVGYLRKPKSMHKRFFVLRVGSAAGPSRLEYYENEKKWRHKSGAPKRSIPLESCFNINKRADSKNKFLVALYTKDEYFAIAADSETEQDAWYQALVDLHNRGKVHDTAAGNGIGEDNYSEASPGPAFKEVWQVILKPKGLGQTKNLIGIYRLCLTNKTISFVKLNSDAAAVVLQLMNIRRCGHSENFFFIEVGRSAVTGPGEFWMQVDDSVVAQNMHETILEAMKAMSEEFRPRSKSQSSSSHCSNPISVPVRRHHHNNPPPSQVGLGRRSRAESVTATSPAGAGKHSHSFRVRASSDGEGSMSRPASVDGGSPSSPCIGSSRTQSYRQRAGGSARLHPPLNHSRSIPMAGSSRCSPSAVSPVSLSSSSTSGHGSTSDGLFPRRSSASISGSPSDGGFVSSDEYGSSPGDFRGGAFRSATPDSLGHTPPARDEAPLVSDYISMTQTPRTPRAGSEDPSEPEKSFRKRTHSSGTASPPVTCHHQKTPSQSSAASLEEYAVMLPAAAYPLPPSSSSNGHRSTTPISNPPTPSPSSSSMSSVTYRHSSFVTPHSYPEEGLESAMPSGVDAPASQKDDGYMPMSPGVAPSSIMSQLTAAAASSSPAASPVMGGGGSVVVSAGDYMPMSPKSVSAPQQIVNASPRRRLTLHDAMNGEVDASGYMMMWPSSSCSPDGPSAGSARMLNGVAGAGGIPPASQRVTAPVPAPLPPASSSSGGDYMNMSPASGSATSTPPDCYFSTGAGGYFSLPRSFKHAHRKQHQSAMDHNHHHHHQNTSSSSSSSSPRLSLGAGRSIRTYADSSSSSASSDSLGGGGSGSQQATHAQPPLGRSKRLSEMEEGVGGGRLARPTRLPLEGGRASTLPRSRQPLPCQPEPRSPGEYVNIQFNDQSFSSSLASLFPAPERSRELFTSSSSSDRLAELFQACDRPVELATPPPALPTDYMSMQLGSSSSNGLSPSVARVTNSDLSRDLSDYALVTPGQVPPAPPSAPAPTASALPRDGMCQRDYLSMQVFPGATSRLLLHNPPSPTSARNITSTTITTATTSTSSISISTHSISFNGGDLPSASGGVGGPLPHGPLSSLSAFTRVVSSPVAPIVTSRGGGASGGGNPGVGLVTKVIRADPQGRRRHSSETFSSTATKSPVGTANVAPSPAAEEVKRHSSASFENVWLKPGNELASLATASASSSSSTAASSIVAGSGSSRRSGAVETSSSPLAALLSRNQNGLNYIDLDLAQGPREQLLPGPADWSSPFALAKASAAAMAAGGDAGAVGVGGTSEELSAYASINFSSPQENREE